TCCACAAGAATTCCGAGAAGACTTCCGCGAGCTTGAATCGTTATGCCATACAGCAAGTGAACGCTGTGCCGCCCAACGCGTCGCACGATTTCCGATCGAAGGAAATCAGGATCTGGAAAGCAAGAGTCGGAACTGGGGAGACGTCCGACCAGACTGGGGCCTGGTCGGTAATGCCGCATTCGTTGTCGCGCCTCGCGTGAGGACTCAGGGGCTGGATTTGGCAGGTCGCGTATTTCTTCACAGTTACGACGCTGCCAAGGATCCTTCCGGCAAGGTACTCGAACTGGTCATGACAGCACCCATGATCGTCACCAGTTGGATCAACTTGCAATACTTTGCATCGACAGTCGACAACCGAAAATACGGAAGCGGCGACAAGTTGATCCATAACGCCGTCGGTAAGTTTGGCGTGCTGGAAGGGAACGGAGGGGACCTGAAAACCGGGCTGCCGATCCAATCCATTCACAACGGGATCTCATGGCAACATGAACCGCTTCGACTTCTCGTCATCATCGAAGCCCCGCGAGATCGGATCGAGGTAATTATCCAGAAACACCCAGGCGTACGAGATCTGGTAATTAACGGTTGGATCTCGTTGGTAGCGTTAGAGGGGGATCGAGCGTTCTGTAGGGGATTCGAGGACTGGCAACCTTACGAACTTAATCGATCACGCATGACAATTCAGCATATCTAACGGAGACAAAGGATGAATCCAATGGCAAGTCCAGAAACAAACGCCGCAGATGAGCTTCAAGGCAACTTCAAACATCTTAGAATGCTGGAAGAAGAGAGCATTTACATCTTGCGAGAAGTTGCCGAGTGTTTCGAGAATCCAGTCCTCCTTTACTCCATCGGCAAGGACTCCAGCGTTCTCCTGCACCTCGCTCGCAAGGCATTTTATCCTGAGAAGCCACCAATCCCGCTGCTCCATGTCGACTCGACATGGGAATTCCGCGAGATGATCGAATTCCGGGACACCTACGTTCGCGGAGAACTGGGGATTGAGGTTCTCGTGGAAATCAATCAGGACGGAGTCGAGCGAGGCGTGAATCCGTTTGATTTCTCTAGTAGCGTCTATACCGATGTCATGCGGACGCAACCGCTGAAATCCGCCCTGACACGCAATCGTTTTGACGCCGCAATCGGCGGAGGACGGAGAGAAGAAGAGCGATCGCGGGCGAAAGAACGCATTTTTTCGTTTCGTGACAAACATCATCGATGGGATCCACGCAACCAGCGTCCAGAGCTCTGGCGCCTCTACAACACGTGGGTCCATCGCGGTGAGAGTATGCGTGTGTTTCCACTTTCGGATTGGACCGAGGAAGAAATATGGCAATACATACTTCTCGAAAACATCCCACTTGTACCGCTCTATTTTTCCAAGGACCGACCAATCGTTCATCGTGATGGCAACTTGATCATGGTAGACGACGAGCGAATGCCGCTGAGCCGAGGAGAGAAAGCAGAGATGATGAAGGTGCGATTTCGGACACTGGGATGTTACCCAGTGACTGGCGCCATTAAATCGAACGCATGCACGGTATCGGAAATTGTGCGAGAACTTCGATCGACACGTTTGTCAGAACGTGCTGGCCGAGCGATCGACAAAGATGAAGAAGCAGCAATGGAACGCAAAAAGCGACAAGGATATTTCTAATGTTCACACACCCAACTAGCACAACAGATATCGATCTTCAGCATGAACACCCGCCGTTTGGGATTCTTCGACTTCTGACATGCGGAAGTGTTGATGACGGAAAGAGTACTTTGATTGGACGCTTATTGCTGGAAACTGGCGCAGTTTACGAAGATCATCTGCAATCGTTACAGCTTGAAACGAAGCGTCACGGAACCACGGAGTTGCTTATTGATCCCGCGTTACTTGTCGATGGCCTTGAAGACGAAAGGGCTCAGGGCATTACGATCGATGTTGCTTATCGGTATGTTCGATCACCTCGGCGGAAGGTCATTATCGCCGATAGTCCAGGACACGAGCAGTATACCAGAAACATGGTGACGGCTGCCTCGCGATCGGATGTTGCCTTGATTTTGGTCGATGCCAGGAAGGGAATTGTTCAGCAAACCAAGCGCCATGCCATCATTGCTTCGCTGCTCGGAATCAAGCGATTCATTTTGGCTGTCAACAAAATGGATCTAATTGACGAGAAGCAGCGAGTCTACGACGCCATCGCTCGTTCCTTCCGAGAATTCGCCCAATCACTTGGCGAGCTAGAAACAACCGCGATCCCCTTGTCTGGCCTTTGCGGCGATAATGTTTGTCGCCGAAGTTTGCAGATGCCCTGGTACGAGGGGCCTACCCTGCTAGAAGCGTTGGAGTCTTCTCCTGATTCTCAATGCGTTCAAAAAGACCTTTTTAAATTTCCAATTCAGCGTGTCGTTCGCCCTAATTCCGAGTTCCGGGGAGTCAGCGGCACCATTCTCTCTGGCTCGATCCGCGTCAACGATCCAATCATTGTGCTACCTCAAGGAACAAGGTCAACGGTGCGTTCGATCGTCACGATGGAGGGAGAATTATCATCAGCAAATGGCGGACAAGCGGTGACGATTACGCTGGAAGATGAGATTGATCTTGCACGAGGTGATTGGATTGTATCGCTCGACAGTGAATCTCACGTGAGTCAGAACGTTTATGCCAAACTGGTCTGGATGGCGAGAGACGAACTCGAATTGGGAAGAACCTACTTTCTGAGATGCGTCACCAAGAAAACGATGGCGGAAGTCGAATCCGTTGAATCTGTGATCGACATCGAAACGGGCAGCGACAAACAGGCGACGACTCTCCGCCTCAATGAGATTGGTCGGTGCCGTGTCCTACTTCACGAACCAATCGTGCATGATCATTACAACGCCGCCCGCGACACCGGCGCATTTATTCTCGTGGACAAGATTTCGCACGAGACGGTCGCTGCAGGAATTATTTTACCACCGGAAGAAGCCAGAGAGGGAACCGGCCGTAGCAATGACGGTCGCGTTCACTCCGGAAGTTCTGTGAGCAAAATCCCGGTGGGTTCTCAAGCTGCTCGACTGGAGCACGATTCTGTCACGGTACTTGTATCAGGAGATGACCGCCAGAAACACGTGGATATCGCTCAGAAGCTTTCGTCTGAGTTATACGAAGCGGGGTTTCATGTGGTGGTTGTGGATGAAGCTTTGATTGGTGAAGGGATCGCCGATGCATTTGGCATTTCGAGCTTGGAAGGTCGTAAACGACTCGTTCGCAACCTTCAGATTGCACATGTTCTCAATCAATTCGGAATTATCTCCCTCGTCCCCGTAGAAATGGCTGACCTACGAATGAACGAGAACGCTTTGCCAATGCTTGAATGCGAAAAGTACATGATCGTTGAAACGAAGTCGTCTGATAGCTGGAGTGCGAGTCCGATCGAGAGGAATCTGTCCACCGAAGAAGAACCCCGATCATCAAACGCTGAGAAGGAAAGCAGCCCGATAAGGGTGCTTCCAGCTTACTCGGATGGAGCGGAATCGATCCACCATTTAATCGACGCGATCGTTACCAGGGTGCGAAAATAGGGTGTCTTCGCCCTTCGTTTGAAAAGTCGTTCGATTCGATAAGGGGATTTTGAGTCATGGTGTCGTCAAACGGATTTTTTGGCTGGATGGACGCTCATCCTTCTAGCGATTCGCCGGAAGATTATGTCACACAAAGCCATTCCACGTTGTGGATAAGCGACCACGATCCGTGCGTGGACTCTTTGCTAAACCGGGTAACTGCACAGTTTGGCGATCCGGTAGCCAGGTTTCCAGCGGATGTCTTTGAATCGTCACAGAACTTGGTTCGAGAGATTCGTGGCACCACAACGGATTGGCAGCAATTAGATGTCATCGTCGTAGGGCATCCATGCTTTTTGCCTGTAAGCCAGTTGGTACACGGTAGCAATGAATTCAGCGAAAACGACAATTTGAACTTGGACTCGCTGACGATGCGAGTTACCCGTAAACAGCGACAAAGTAAGCTGGCAGAACAAAGACTATTGGGAGTCTCCGCACAATTAGCCCAAGCATGTACCATGCTAGACCACCTGGCAATTCGCCATGTGCTCGTAACTCCGATGTTTTTCCGCCCCGAAAGCGGTGCGATATGTTTCTACGACGAACGTACATCGGGTTTTCAAGCGATCGGCAGGAAATAGGAGTCGAACCGCGAGAGGAGGTGCCCGATGAGATTGTATTCCGAGTTCAGTAAGTGCCAGCAGCTGGCATAAACCATAAGTTACCGGCGTTGGGCCAGTTGATCATACGTGCGGTATCGACCTGCGAACGTGTGAGCAAGCTGGAACATGGCGAGTGCGAGTATCTTTTACGGCAGGAATGATGCGAATGCTTGCTGTTATGGATCTACCAATCCAGCCGCTCGTTGATCTTCCGCCTGCCTACGATGTCTATTCGGGCGGTATAGCCAAACGTCGCGCTGCTGTTGATGACGCTTTCGGCTTGCCAATCATTTTGGCTTAGTTAGGCCGCTTTTCGCTGCTCTGCTTTTCCCGTTGCAATTAGATGGTGCTCACTTTTCTGTTGGCGATAGATTCTTAGGCTGGGGCGATCGTGCCGCTGGGATACATATTTTCGTTCGTAATAATCGACGAGCGATCCCTCTTGAAAGGGCTGATCCTTATCGAAGCCGTTGCTACGCAACATTTCGTTCCACAGATGAACGGCTCGGGTCTTTTGAAAAAGCTGGTAATCTCCGACATACGTTTTGTCGAAAGGACTACGCCACAACGTGCCATGGACAGGATAGAAAACCGTATTGTCTTGCATGAATTCGTGCAGTTCAAATTTTTCGACGGCGTAAGCAAAACCTTTGGGACCGCCAGATCCGCCCCACACCACCGGCGAAATCGATTTACTGAAATGACGCCGATACCATTTTTGAAGCCTGTGACGAGGTCGATCGTGCTTGTCTGGTCGGTGCGGATGAAGACAACGATCCACCATATACTGAGTTACCGCATGACCGGCAGGAAACTTCAGGACTCCAACTGCGGCACTCCAGAAAACCTTGCCATACGCTTCGGTTTCTTTGCCAAAGACAATTTCCTCGGCAAAATCAAAGGGGCGGATGCAGAGCATATCGGTATCGATCCAATAGCCGCCCCGCTGCTGCAAGAGCTTCCAGCGAAACAAATCTGCGAAGCCTGCAAATGAACCACGAAAGCTCGAGAACACCTTATCCTGCGGAACAATTTCGTTGGCGTCACAAATCCGCACCCCAGCCGGAACGCCGGCAATCGGGGCATAGGTATACAGATCGACTTGGCCTGGATGGTGATAGGTAAACGAACTGAGGCAAAGCTGTTCCAACCGCGAAAGCTGTTCACCAATCCACAACGTTTGAATGCGCACTTGAATCAATCCTTGCTCTAATTAAGAAGCTGCGGCCACGTTGTCGTCATCCGAAATTGCCGCATCGGTCCATAGACAGGCCAACGCCGCAGATCAAAACGATCCCAGCTTCCTGCGGCCTTCCCTTGGTTCACGCCACCGTAGCAACTGAAAGCGGCTTGGTAATGCTTGGCCGTTTGCTGTTTCAAGTCGGAACTAAAACAATCGGGGTTACCAACGGGATAGCTGAAGACCTGGACGTCGACATCCAGTTCTTCCTCTAAGCGGCGGCGGCCTTCGGTGAGTTCATGTTCCCAGTTGCTGGTACTTGTACGCGTAAGAATCGGGTGCGAGACGGTATGTCCTCCGAAGCTCATGCCAGCTGCGGCCATCTCTCGCAGCATTCCCCAGTTCATCCATACTGGTGAAGCCCCTTGATATCGACCGGTTTGCGCTTGATCGCCCACGCGATTCAAATAGTCTTCACTCTCAGACGCGGAGATCTCGTAGAACTTCTCGACGACGTCCACAATCGCATCGTCGACCTGGTCTTCTTCAACGCCAGCATATTGCTTTCGCATCATCCAAGCGATTTCATCCCACCAGGCAATCGACCTTTGATCGATGAACCCGCTGGTTACGAAAAACAACGCGGGAATATCGAGGCGTTTTAAAATGGGAAAGGCAATTTCGTAGTTATCGATGTAGCCGTCGTCGAAGGTAACCAGAACTGCCTGGCGTCTCTTCCAATGGTCGGCCGGTTTTCGCATGACATCGTCGACACTCACAACTTCAAAGTGGCGACGAATGAATTCCATCTGCCGGGCAAACGTCGCTTCATCCGTACTATAAACGCCGCGATCGAACTCACACTGCTCGGCATTCCCGATCCGGTGATAGGTCAGCACCAGCAAGCCACGCCACGAACCGACCAAACGCACCAAACGGTTCAGCCCCAATTTTTCGGCTTGCTTGGCCATTTTGCGATAGGTAAGCAACGTCATGCCGCAATCCTTATCTCTTCTGGCAAGTACAACTGTTGGTAATGTTCCATCAACGAGCCGGCCTGGTAAGACGCGTCTTTATCGAAGTCTTCACGACGGAGGATTTCGTTCCAAAGATGGATTCCACACGTTGCGTTATACAACTGATAATTGCCTTGATAGGTCCGATCGAATGGCGTTTGCCAGTGGGCTCCTGAGACGGGATAAAACACCGTGGTCGGAACTTCATACTTCTGCAATTGGAATTTACGGGCTGCGTGAGAAAACCCGATGGGGCCGCCAGCACTTCCCCAACCAACCGGCGCCGGATTGCCTGACAGACGGCGGTACAGCTTTTGCGCGATTTGCTTGGGGCGATCGGTCCAATCAAGCCGATGGGGATTCCGGCAGCGATCAACCATATAAGCGCACACTTCGTGCCCCTGAGGAAAGATCAACACCCCCACGGCCGCTGTCCAATGAATATGTTTCGCGAGATCGATTTCTCGCCCGAAAACGATGGGCTGTTCAAAATCAAACGGGCGGACACAAAGCATGTCGGTATCGATCCAGCAGCCGCCACGATCGAGCAACAATTTCCAGCGAAACAAATCGGCAAAGCCAGCGAACGAGCCGTTGAAGTAAGTAAACACTTGGCTCTCAGGAATAATTTCGTTCGCGTCGCATACCTGAACCCCAGGGGGCACGCCGGCAATTTCGCCATACGTATAAAGGTCGACTGGATGACCGTGATAAACGAACGATGCCAAACAAAGACGCTCCAAACGCGATAAACGTTCTCCAATCCATAGCGTTTGAATTCGTAAAGTTGCACTCATTGTTCGCCACGCTTCCCTGCGAGGGTTGTTACCTTGGATTAAAAAGAACGCTCTTCCCTGCTTAGGCGGCCACCTTGGAATATCCGCCGAAGTATTGCCGCTGGTAATAATCTAGCAATGAACCTGGAACAAAGGGGGCCTCGAAATCAAATCGATTTCGCTTGGCCTCAAAAGAATTCAAATAGACGGCTCGTGTCGAATCGAGCATGGGCCAATCATCGCGAAACGTCTCGTCGTAGGGGCTTCGCCAGCGCGCTTCATGAATGGGATAGAAGACAGGAATTGGCAATGCGAGGTTTTCCATTTCCAGCGTCCGTATGGCCACCTGAAAACCACCCTCGTCGCCGACCATCCATGAGCGAATTGGTTTCAGATTGTGGGTAAATCGCCTCCGAAAGGCTTTCTTCCAGCGATGCCGCAACTTCTCGCCAGCTACCGGAAAATGAGGCTGCAGGCAACGATTCAACATGAAGCGGGGCAGCGGATGCGCGGGAGGCGTGATTAATACGGAAAGCCCCCAAGGGCACCAATCGATATCCGACTTCCGCCCGAAGACAACCGGCTGATCGAAGTCGAAAGGGCGGATGCAAAGTACGTCGGTCGAGATAAAACAGCCACCATGTTCAAGCAATGTTTTCCACCGGATCATCGCCGCGATACCGGCTTGCGAGTTGCGGCGAAATAGCTCGCTGGACTGCGGCACTATCTCGTTGGCGTCAACAGCACGTACTCCCTCAGGCAAGTTCTCTTGCGGGCAGTAGGTCAACAGTTCAACTTCCCCATGGTGTACCGCAAACGATCGCAAGCAAACGCGTTCGATTCGATTCAACGGGCCTTGATGCTTGAAACAACGGATCTTCATGGTTGAGCTTTCCTTATCCAAGCGAGACCGAAAGAGCGGACGCATTCGAAGGAGGAGTGATTAACGTTCCGCTGGAAGCTTGAGCCACCGGCAGTGCAGCAGGCTCTGCGAGCCTGGAGGACAAGGGACGATCGTAAGTCTGATAAGGAACGGAACCATCCAAGTACTGGTTCATGCCATGCTGGCAAAACGGCATCACTGGCGATTGTTCGTAGTACGCGCGATTGGCTGTGCCTTCTCCGTTACGAGCAAACGTGGGATCGAAGGGATGCCAAAGATGAATCGCTTTCACGCGATGCAAGACCGTCTTCGTACGAATCCCGTTGCGTAAAAAGCGACGCTGGATATCGCGATCCTCGAATCCCCAACCAACGAAGTTTTCGTCGAAGCCGTTGATGCCAAGTAAATCTTCCCGTCGGCAGGCAAACGCACAACCAGTCAGGCGCGGACGCATCGGCAGAGAAAGCAGAGAATAAACACGTGCCCGAAAGGTCTTGCGCGAGAGACGCTTCACCTCGTTTTGGCAAATCAGTTTTTCCACATCCCAAGCGTCAATGCGATCGCCGTTGATTGATTGGGTGGCCTTTTCAGACAAACGGTAGCAATCGCTCGCCAACACGACCCCAGGCTGCAATCCTTCGACCATGGAACGGACAAACTGGGGGGGCACAATGCAATCTCCATCCAGGAAGATCAGCTCGGGCCCCTGCGACACGGCTGCCGCTTTGTTACGGCACATTGCTAGACGAAAACCAGCTTTGGCTTGGGTAAGAAAGAGGGTGCGGCCCCCCCATCGCTGGGCAAACTCGGCCACACACGCTTCGGTTTCGCTTCCCGCAGAACCATCATCGGCCACGATCACTTCGCAGCGTCTGGCGTCGAAATCTTGGTTCTCTAAAGAACGCAGGCAATTCCTTAGATGGCCAGGACGCTCAAACGTCGTGACAACAATACTTATATCCGCGCTTGTCATGCGTATCTCGGCTGGCATTCAAAATGACGACCGTCACAAAAAATGATCATTCCTGCCCCAGACCACTTTCCCTGCTCCTCCCCCTCGCTAGGTCCAAGAGCCTGGTAATACCATCGGAGTACAAACGCCCTGCGCTTTATAAGAATTATTTCAACTAGGCAAGATATAACGATTTTCACCAGCCTCCTGAGGTATACGAAGCATGCCTTGCTGGCATCCTCTAATTCCGAACCAGCTTAGGCGAAAGCACGACAAGCCCCCAATATAGCCGCCGAGGATACCCACAAGAGAAACGAGCGCGGATCAATCAGAATGACATCCTCTGTGTCATCTTTTGAGATGAAAGTTGTCACATCGACAACACACCTCCTCGTTTCCCTAAACACTACAAATAGTGCAAGCATTTACAGCATAACGACTTGCGCTATTCGTAGCGTTTTTGGCATTCCTTCTGCATTATTTAGCTGTCAAACCACCTCGGGCTCGGCAGCTTGATCACGACAATGTCATCGCTGCCAGATAAGAAATCACTCAATTCTGGAGAGTTCATCATGAAATCGTTATTGCTTGCTGCGATTGTTGCCACTGGTTTGATGTTTGGTGCCGCATCCAATGCCGAAGCTGGCGGACCGCACCATGGTCATCACGGCCATCACGGACACCATGGCAATTACGGCTACCACCACGGGCACGGCTATGGCTACCATTCGTATCATCGTGGACCATCGTATTACGGTCGCAACTACTATCGTCCCAGCTACCGCTATTACAGCCCGTATCCGTACTACGGAGGGAGTGGAATCCAGATCAACGGTCGTGGGTTCAACTTCGGTGTTCGCTTTTAAGTGAATCACGAACGCACGGGTCACCTTTTCATGCGAGCCCCTCTATTTGGCAAAATGGAGGGGCTTTTCTTATGCTTGCCCCCGGCAGACACCCCTCGTTCTTTCGCGGCAGGGACACTAAATTGGCTTGTGAAAACCCAATTCACGAGATAGATCCATGCTGCATTTAAAGTCCGAATCAAGCCAGCGTTGGCTCGATCAAGTCGAAAAGCACACCGACTTGGTCCTGATCGATCACGCCCACTGCGAAAAGAAAGCGGCTGGCACAGCGTTGAACCTGATCTTCGCTTATGTCGAAGATGAAGAGCTATGCCGCGAAATGACTTCGATCGTCAACGAAGAACTCGAACACTTTCACATGGTGCTCGACCTACTAAAAAAACGTGGAATCAAGTTCCTCCGCCTCAAGCCAAGTAATTACGGTAACCAGCTGCACGAACTGATCCGCAACCAGGAACCACAGCGAGCCGTTGATCGCTTGCTGATTGCCGGACTGATCGAAGCACGGAGTTGCGAGCGATTCGGCCAACTCCGCAAGCACCTACCTGATGCAGAGTTACGCGACTTTTACGATAGTTTGTTTGAATCCGAGGCCCGGCATCACGCCGTTTATGTGCGATTAGCGAAGCACTATGCCCCAGAAAAAGAAGTGATGGCCCGCCTGGACGAGCTTGCCACGGCGGAAGCAGCGATTATTGCCAAGGGATACGAAAACGCGCGCATGCATAGCTAAGCTTCCCTCACGTAGGCTTGTTCCGTTGAACCCTGCCCCCGATTTGCTAAACTCACACTTTTTACTCGCCCTGCTTGCCGATGACCGAGGCGACCCCCAATTCGTCCGGCCTGGCGGAAGATAATTTCGAGCCTTATGACTACCGATACCGAAGTCACCCCCTCCCCTTCCCATCCTGCCCTAGCCGGAGCTGAAAAAGCCATCGCCGAATTGCGCGAGACCGGCCAGTACTTCTTCCAACGCGGTTGGTCAGTCGGCACCAGCAGCAATTACAGCGTGGTTCTCAATCGCAGCCCGCTTCAGTTGGTTGTCACGGCCAGCGGTATGGATAAGGGGCGTCTGCGGCCCAAAGACTTCGTTCGCTGCAACTACGACGGCGTTCAGGTCGATACCAACAATCAACCCACCACCGATCAACCCCGTTCTTCAGCGGAAACGTTGTTGCATGTTGTTCTCGCTCGGCTGGAAGGCGTTGGCTCGGTACTGCATACCCATTCGGTATGGGGCACGCTATTGTCCGACCACTTCGCAGCCCAAGGTAGTTTCGAGATCGAAGATTACGAAATGCTCAAGGGCTTGGCTGGCGTGAAAACGCACCGCCACGTCGAATCGGTGCCGATCTTCGACAATACGCAAGACATTCCTAAGCTGGCCGAGAAGGTCGACAAACGCCTGCATGACGAGTCGCAACCGCCGATTCACGGCTTTTTGATTCGCAACCACGGCCTATACACTTGGGGAGAAGACGTCGCGGAAGCTCGTCGCCACATCGAGGTTTATGAGTTTCTCTTTGAAGTCTTAGGGCGTAAACTTTCAGCACAGGGAAAGCTTTGTAACCCCGCCTAGCAATCCCCTTTTCTTATTCGCACACGTTCACCTTCCACCAAATTTCGCCCCTCACGGCGATGGGAGCTTCCGGCATCATGGCCAGCATTTCCATTCCTGACGAAAACCGCACACTGACCGAAGTGCAAGAGATTCGCGACTTTCTGCAGCCGTTTGGCATCTGGTACGAAAAGTGGGATGTCGCTGGTCGCATTGGCGAAAAAGCGACCAATGAAGAGATCTTAGAAGCCTACTCGCCGGAAATTGAGCGCCTGAAAAAACAGGGCGGGTTTGTCACCGCCGACGTGATCAATGTCTCGCCAGAAACACCCAACCTCGATGCGATGCTCGAGAAATTCAATAAAGAACACACCCACAGCGAAGACGAAGTTCGCTTCACGGTAGAAGGTCGGGGCGTGTTTCATATCAATCCTGAAAACGGGCCAGTCTTTGCTGTCCTCGTTGAATCAGGCGATTTGATCAATGTGCCACGCGACACGCAGCATTGGTTCAACCTTTGCAGCGATCGCCACATTCGTTGCATCCGTCTGTTCGAAGATCCTTCCGGTTGGACGCCGCATTACATGGACGACGGCGTGCACGTTAAGTATTCGCCTCTGTGCTGGGGCCCCGATTTCCTGCCGAAAGCGGACGACATTGACCCTGTGGTGAAACTCTAATGGCATCACCTTGGAACTGCATCCTGCTTGACATCGAAGGCACCACATCCAGCGTCAGCTTCGTGTATGACGTGATGTTTCCGTTTGTCCTGCGCGAACTAGACAACTACCTAGAGTGTGCCTGGAACGCGCCAGAACTCTCGCCGGTCCTCGATCAAATTGCCCAAGATGCCGGACACCAAAGCTTTTTGGCCTGGACCGCTGATCTGACCGACGAATCGTCACGACGCGAACGGGTCGCTAGCGAGATTCGCCGTCTCATGGCTGACGATGTGAAAGCGACCGGTTTAAAGCAGCTGCAAGGCATGATCTGGAAAGATGGCTTTGAACGTGGTGAACTGGTCGCCCAGGTTTACCAAGACGTCCCCGAGGCCCTGGAAGCATGGACCTCGGCTGGCTTGCGAGTCTATATCTATTCGTCCGGCAGTATCGCCGCCCAAAAGTTGTTCTTTGGGCACAGCGAAGCCGGCAACCTTCTCCCCTATTTCTCAGGCCATTTCGATACGACCACGGGGCCCAAGAAGGAAACTCAGAGCTACCTCACCATTGCTGCCGAGATCGGTGAAGCAGGCGAAAAGGTGCTGTTCATCAGCGATGTCACCGCCGAGCTTGATGCGGCCCGTGAAGCAGGCATGGAGACCCGACTGAGCATTCGCCCCGGTAACAAACCGGTGGAAGAAGGCCATGGCCACGAGCCGATCGCCAGC
The window above is part of the Bremerella cremea genome. Proteins encoded here:
- the mtnC gene encoding acireductone synthase, whose amino-acid sequence is MASPWNCILLDIEGTTSSVSFVYDVMFPFVLRELDNYLECAWNAPELSPVLDQIAQDAGHQSFLAWTADLTDESSRRERVASEIRRLMADDVKATGLKQLQGMIWKDGFERGELVAQVYQDVPEALEAWTSAGLRVYIYSSGSIAAQKLFFGHSEAGNLLPYFSGHFDTTTGPKKETQSYLTIAAEIGEAGEKVLFISDVTAELDAAREAGMETRLSIRPGNKPVEEGHGHEPIASFSQVSLG
- a CDS encoding polysaccharide deacetylase family protein: MTLLTYRKMAKQAEKLGLNRLVRLVGSWRGLLVLTYHRIGNAEQCEFDRGVYSTDEATFARQMEFIRRHFEVVSVDDVMRKPADHWKRRQAVLVTFDDGYIDNYEIAFPILKRLDIPALFFVTSGFIDQRSIAWWDEIAWMMRKQYAGVEEDQVDDAIVDVVEKFYEISASESEDYLNRVGDQAQTGRYQGASPVWMNWGMLREMAAAGMSFGGHTVSHPILTRTSTSNWEHELTEGRRRLEEELDVDVQVFSYPVGNPDCFSSDLKQQTAKHYQAAFSCYGGVNQGKAAGSWDRFDLRRWPVYGPMRQFRMTTTWPQLLN
- a CDS encoding glycosyltransferase, translated to MTSADISIVVTTFERPGHLRNCLRSLENQDFDARRCEVIVADDGSAGSETEACVAEFAQRWGGRTLFLTQAKAGFRLAMCRNKAAAVSQGPELIFLDGDCIVPPQFVRSMVEGLQPGVVLASDCYRLSEKATQSINGDRIDAWDVEKLICQNEVKRLSRKTFRARVYSLLSLPMRPRLTGCAFACRREDLLGINGFDENFVGWGFEDRDIQRRFLRNGIRTKTVLHRVKAIHLWHPFDPTFARNGEGTANRAYYEQSPVMPFCQHGMNQYLDGSVPYQTYDRPLSSRLAEPAALPVAQASSGTLITPPSNASALSVSLG
- a CDS encoding 1,2-dihydroxy-3-keto-5-methylthiopentene dioxygenase, with amino-acid sequence MASISIPDENRTLTEVQEIRDFLQPFGIWYEKWDVAGRIGEKATNEEILEAYSPEIERLKKQGGFVTADVINVSPETPNLDAMLEKFNKEHTHSEDEVRFTVEGRGVFHINPENGPVFAVLVESGDLINVPRDTQHWFNLCSDRHIRCIRLFEDPSGWTPHYMDDGVHVKYSPLCWGPDFLPKADDIDPVVKL
- the cysD gene encoding sulfate adenylyltransferase subunit CysD; the protein is MASPETNAADELQGNFKHLRMLEEESIYILREVAECFENPVLLYSIGKDSSVLLHLARKAFYPEKPPIPLLHVDSTWEFREMIEFRDTYVRGELGIEVLVEINQDGVERGVNPFDFSSSVYTDVMRTQPLKSALTRNRFDAAIGGGRREEERSRAKERIFSFRDKHHRWDPRNQRPELWRLYNTWVHRGESMRVFPLSDWTEEEIWQYILLENIPLVPLYFSKDRPIVHRDGNLIMVDDERMPLSRGEKAEMMKVRFRTLGCYPVTGAIKSNACTVSEIVRELRSTRLSERAGRAIDKDEEAAMERKKRQGYF
- the mtnB gene encoding methylthioribulose 1-phosphate dehydratase, producing the protein MTTDTEVTPSPSHPALAGAEKAIAELRETGQYFFQRGWSVGTSSNYSVVLNRSPLQLVVTASGMDKGRLRPKDFVRCNYDGVQVDTNNQPTTDQPRSSAETLLHVVLARLEGVGSVLHTHSVWGTLLSDHFAAQGSFEIEDYEMLKGLAGVKTHRHVESVPIFDNTQDIPKLAEKVDKRLHDESQPPIHGFLIRNHGLYTWGEDVAEARRHIEVYEFLFEVLGRKLSAQGKLCNPA
- a CDS encoding sulfate adenylyltransferase subunit 1, which codes for MFTHPTSTTDIDLQHEHPPFGILRLLTCGSVDDGKSTLIGRLLLETGAVYEDHLQSLQLETKRHGTTELLIDPALLVDGLEDERAQGITIDVAYRYVRSPRRKVIIADSPGHEQYTRNMVTAASRSDVALILVDARKGIVQQTKRHAIIASLLGIKRFILAVNKMDLIDEKQRVYDAIARSFREFAQSLGELETTAIPLSGLCGDNVCRRSLQMPWYEGPTLLEALESSPDSQCVQKDLFKFPIQRVVRPNSEFRGVSGTILSGSIRVNDPIIVLPQGTRSTVRSIVTMEGELSSANGGQAVTITLEDEIDLARGDWIVSLDSESHVSQNVYAKLVWMARDELELGRTYFLRCVTKKTMAEVESVESVIDIETGSDKQATTLRLNEIGRCRVLLHEPIVHDHYNAARDTGAFILVDKISHETVAAGIILPPEEAREGTGRSNDGRVHSGSSVSKIPVGSQAARLEHDSVTVLVSGDDRQKHVDIAQKLSSELYEAGFHVVVVDEALIGEGIADAFGISSLEGRKRLVRNLQIAHVLNQFGIISLVPVEMADLRMNENALPMLECEKYMIVETKSSDSWSASPIERNLSTEEEPRSSNAEKESSPIRVLPAYSDGAESIHHLIDAIVTRVRK
- a CDS encoding tRNA-(ms[2]io[6]A)-hydroxylase: MLHLKSESSQRWLDQVEKHTDLVLIDHAHCEKKAAGTALNLIFAYVEDEELCREMTSIVNEELEHFHMVLDLLKKRGIKFLRLKPSNYGNQLHELIRNQEPQRAVDRLLIAGLIEARSCERFGQLRKHLPDAELRDFYDSLFESEARHHAVYVRLAKHYAPEKEVMARLDELATAEAAIIAKGYENARMHS